A genome region from Altererythrobacter aquiaggeris includes the following:
- a CDS encoding isovaleryl-CoA dehydrogenase, with product MRATPDFDFQLGETAGMIRESAARFADEQIAPLADRVDRDDWFPRGLWTQMGDLGLHGITVPEEDGGLGLGYLEHVIAVEEVSRASASVGLSYGAHSNLCINQIKAWGNAAQKAKYLPGLISGEHVGSLAMSEAGAGSDVVSMKLRAEAVQGGYILNGTKFWITNATYADTLVVYAKTGEGSRGITAFLIEKDMEGFSIGQKIDKMGMRGSPTAELVFDDCEVPEENVMGPVNGGVGVLMSGLDYERVVLSGIQLGIMQACLDTVIPYLRERQQFGKPIGSFQLMQAKVADMYVALQSARAYTYAVAKACDAGQTTRFDAAGVILLASENAFRVAAESVQALGGAGYTKDWPVERYLRDAKLLDIGAGTNEIRRMLIGRELIGAAG from the coding sequence ATGCGCGCGACCCCCGATTTCGATTTCCAGCTTGGCGAAACAGCCGGGATGATCCGTGAAAGCGCGGCACGATTTGCCGACGAGCAAATTGCGCCGCTGGCCGACCGGGTTGACCGCGATGACTGGTTCCCGCGCGGACTGTGGACCCAGATGGGCGACCTCGGCCTCCACGGGATTACCGTGCCGGAAGAAGACGGCGGTCTGGGGCTCGGCTATCTGGAACACGTGATTGCGGTGGAAGAAGTCAGCCGGGCAAGCGCCTCGGTCGGGCTGTCCTACGGCGCGCATTCCAACCTCTGCATCAACCAGATCAAGGCGTGGGGCAATGCCGCACAGAAGGCAAAATATTTGCCGGGCCTGATAAGCGGCGAACATGTCGGGTCGCTTGCCATGAGCGAAGCGGGCGCCGGGTCGGATGTGGTTTCCATGAAGCTGCGCGCAGAAGCGGTGCAGGGCGGATACATCCTGAACGGCACGAAGTTCTGGATCACCAACGCGACCTATGCCGATACGCTCGTGGTCTATGCCAAGACCGGTGAGGGGTCGCGCGGCATCACCGCCTTCCTGATCGAGAAAGACATGGAGGGTTTTTCGATCGGTCAGAAGATCGACAAGATGGGGATGCGCGGTTCGCCTACGGCGGAACTGGTGTTCGACGATTGCGAAGTGCCCGAAGAAAACGTGATGGGGCCCGTCAACGGCGGCGTGGGCGTGTTGATGAGCGGGCTCGATTACGAGCGCGTCGTGTTGTCGGGCATCCAGCTGGGGATCATGCAGGCCTGTCTGGACACAGTAATCCCCTATCTGCGCGAGCGGCAGCAATTCGGCAAACCCATCGGCAGCTTCCAGCTGATGCAGGCGAAGGTGGCGGATATGTATGTCGCGCTGCAATCGGCGCGGGCCTATACTTACGCTGTGGCGAAGGCGTGCGATGCGGGCCAGACGACGCGCTTCGACGCCGCCGGCGTGATCCTGCTGGCGAGCGAGAACGCTTTCCGCGTGGCGGCCGAAAGTGTCCAGGCGCTGGGCGGCGCGGGCTATACGAAAGACTGGCCGGTCGAGCGATATTTGCGCGATGCGAAACTGCTGGATATCGGTGCAGGCACCAACGAGATCCGCCGGATGTTGATCGGGCGCGAACTGATCGGGGCAGCGGGATGA
- a CDS encoding carboxyl transferase domain-containing protein, with the protein MTAPTLTSRLVADSPEAKANAAHNRALNEELRAKVAQTALGGSEKSRERHVSRGKLLPRERVERLLDPGSPFLEIGQLAANGMYDDDIAAAGMIAGIGRVSGRQVMIVANDATVKGGTYYPLTVKKHLRAQEIALENHLPCIYLVDSGGANLPHQAEVFPDRDHFGRIFFNQANMSAAQIPQIACVMGSCTAGGAYVPAMSDETVIVRNQGTIFLAGPPLVKAATGEEISAEDLGGGDMHGRKSGVVDHVAENDEHALTIVRDIVSHLGKVHEPDVELKEPRSPKFDADELYSIIPDDVRAPYDVHEVIARLVDGSEFHEFKALYGATLVCGFAHIWGTPVAILANNGVLFSESAVKGAHFIELACQRGIPLLFLQNISGFMVGGKYEQEGIAKHGAKLVTAVATAQVPKITVVIGGSFGAGNYGMAGRAYSPRFLFTWPNARISVMGGEQAASVLATVHRDADSWSEEDAEAFKAPIRQKYEDEGNPYYATARLWDDGVIDPAQTRDVLGLAFAAALNAPIPEQPRFGVFRM; encoded by the coding sequence ATGACCGCTCCGACACTCACTTCCAGGCTTGTCGCCGATTCGCCTGAAGCCAAAGCCAACGCCGCGCATAATCGCGCGCTCAACGAAGAGCTTCGCGCCAAGGTTGCGCAAACGGCGCTGGGTGGCAGCGAAAAATCGCGTGAGCGGCACGTGTCGCGCGGCAAGCTGTTGCCGCGTGAGCGGGTGGAGCGGTTGCTCGATCCAGGGTCGCCCTTTCTTGAAATCGGCCAGCTTGCCGCGAATGGCATGTATGATGACGATATCGCAGCCGCCGGTATGATTGCCGGGATCGGGCGTGTGTCGGGCCGGCAGGTGATGATCGTTGCCAATGATGCCACAGTGAAGGGCGGCACGTATTATCCGCTGACGGTAAAGAAGCATCTCCGCGCGCAGGAAATCGCGTTGGAGAACCATCTACCCTGCATCTATCTGGTCGATAGCGGCGGCGCGAACCTGCCACATCAGGCCGAAGTGTTTCCCGATCGCGATCACTTCGGACGTATCTTCTTCAATCAGGCGAACATGTCGGCGGCGCAAATTCCGCAAATCGCTTGCGTGATGGGCAGCTGCACCGCGGGCGGGGCCTATGTGCCTGCCATGTCCGACGAGACTGTGATCGTCCGCAATCAAGGCACCATTTTTCTTGCCGGACCGCCGCTGGTGAAAGCTGCGACGGGCGAGGAAATCAGCGCCGAGGATCTGGGCGGCGGAGATATGCATGGCCGCAAGTCGGGCGTGGTCGATCATGTGGCCGAAAATGACGAACATGCGCTCACCATTGTGCGCGATATCGTCAGCCATCTGGGCAAGGTGCATGAACCCGATGTCGAGCTGAAAGAGCCGCGCTCGCCCAAATTCGATGCGGACGAACTGTATTCGATCATCCCCGACGATGTCCGCGCGCCTTATGATGTGCACGAGGTAATTGCGCGGCTGGTGGATGGCAGCGAATTTCATGAATTCAAGGCGCTCTATGGTGCCACACTTGTCTGCGGTTTTGCGCATATCTGGGGGACGCCGGTTGCAATCCTCGCCAATAATGGCGTGCTGTTTTCAGAAAGCGCAGTAAAGGGCGCGCATTTTATCGAACTTGCATGTCAGCGCGGAATTCCGCTGTTGTTCCTGCAGAATATTTCCGGCTTCATGGTCGGGGGGAAATATGAACAGGAAGGGATTGCCAAACACGGCGCCAAGCTGGTGACAGCGGTTGCCACGGCGCAGGTGCCCAAGATCACAGTCGTGATCGGTGGCAGTTTCGGCGCGGGCAATTACGGCATGGCGGGCCGGGCATACTCCCCGCGCTTCCTGTTCACCTGGCCCAACGCGCGCATCAGCGTGATGGGCGGCGAACAGGCGGCGAGCGTATTGGCCACCGTTCACCGCGATGCCGACAGCTGGAGCGAGGAAGACGCGGAAGCTTTCAAGGCACCCATCCGGCAAAAATACGAAGACGAAGGCAACCCCTATTATGCCACTGCCCGGCTGTGGGATGACGGCGTGATAGACCCCGCGCAAACGCGCGACGTATTGGGATTGGCGTTCGCCGCGGCGCTGAATGCGCCAATCCCCGAACAACCCCGCTTCGGCGTTTTCAGGATGTAG
- a CDS encoding DUF2306 domain-containing protein: MTAVTTRKSLAPTKLDYTLGVLALAILSAAVVALYRGMEEWHELEPRLWFHIITVMIATTLTPIMLWRRRGDKSHRVLGYIWVFCMVSTALVSFTLRYINEGNFSPIHLLSVLTLIVSWKLVAKARAHKPVEHRREVRGIVTGALLVAGFFTFPFNRLMGMWLQGMPVFN, from the coding sequence ATGACCGCTGTCACAACCCGGAAGTCGCTTGCCCCGACAAAGCTCGACTACACGCTTGGTGTGCTTGCGCTCGCCATTCTGTCGGCAGCGGTTGTTGCGCTGTATCGCGGAATGGAAGAGTGGCACGAACTGGAACCGCGCCTGTGGTTTCATATCATCACGGTCATGATTGCCACCACGCTTACTCCGATTATGCTGTGGCGCAGACGGGGTGACAAAAGCCACCGCGTGCTCGGCTATATCTGGGTGTTCTGCATGGTTTCGACGGCGCTGGTTTCGTTCACCCTGCGCTACATAAACGAAGGTAATTTCAGCCCGATCCATTTACTGTCCGTCCTGACCCTGATTGTGTCATGGAAACTGGTGGCCAAGGCGCGGGCGCACAAACCGGTCGAACATCGCCGCGAAGTGCGCGGAATTGTGACAGGGGCGCTGCTGGTCGCAGGGTTTTTCACCTTCCCGTTCAACCGGCTGATGGGGATGTGGCTGCAGGGAATGCCAGTTTTCAACTGA
- a CDS encoding lysophospholipid acyltransferase family protein, translating to MTSNNKDLAIREPTLLSRFVRRIIWGIYRLRGWKLDGHLPDIPKYVIAGAPHSSNWDFVFFIGATAEEGIQPNFMGKHTLFKGIMRNFMFDMGGISIDRRKRANAVEQVAEEFARRDKLALVIAAEGTRSSNGEWRSGFYHIAEAAGVPVVPAWVCNKRRILGFGPPVWPTGDYPADLARIAAFMRSKLPDYERYKVMEAQAERLKLEQENDDD from the coding sequence ATGACGAGCAATAATAAAGATCTCGCGATCCGCGAGCCGACACTACTCTCGCGCTTTGTGCGGCGGATCATCTGGGGCATTTACCGGCTCAGGGGATGGAAGCTGGACGGGCATCTGCCCGACATCCCGAAATATGTCATTGCCGGTGCACCGCATTCGTCGAACTGGGATTTCGTGTTTTTTATCGGGGCCACTGCCGAAGAAGGCATCCAGCCAAACTTCATGGGAAAGCACACGCTGTTCAAAGGCATCATGCGCAATTTCATGTTCGATATGGGCGGTATTTCGATTGATCGCCGCAAGCGCGCCAACGCTGTCGAACAGGTGGCCGAAGAATTCGCCCGCCGCGACAAACTGGCACTGGTCATCGCTGCAGAAGGTACGCGCAGCAGCAACGGCGAATGGCGGTCAGGCTTTTATCACATTGCCGAAGCTGCAGGAGTGCCGGTGGTTCCGGCCTGGGTTTGCAACAAGCGCCGGATACTGGGCTTCGGGCCGCCGGTCTGGCCAACCGGCGATTATCCAGCCGACCTTGCCAGGATCGCCGCATTCATGCGCTCGAAATTGCCGGATTACGAGCGGTACAAAGTCATGGAAGCCCAGGCCGAGCGCCTGAAACTGGAACAGGAGAATGACGATGATTGA